The Coccidioides posadasii str. Silveira chromosome 3, complete sequence genome contains a region encoding:
- the GEL1 gene encoding beta-glucanosyltransferase (CAZy:GH72~SECRETED:SignalP(1-21)~EggNog:ENOG410PHUW~COG:G~TransMembrane:1 (n5-13c21/22o424-446i)~BUSCO:8675at33183), with protein MKPSSVSLVAAAAMGATSAYAGVVTARGSKTPAITIKGNAFFQGDERFYIRGLDYQPGGSSKVEDPIAETETCKRDIEYFKELGVNTIRIYTVDNSKNHDECMKALSDAGIYLVLDVNTPKYSINRKEPKASYNDVYLQNAFATVEMFAKYDNTLAFFSGNEVINDGETSNTAPYVKAVTRDIRQFIRARGLRKVPVGYSAADIDTNRLEMAQYMNCGTDDERSDFFAFNDYSWCSPSSFTTSGWDQKVENFTGYGLPLFLSEYGCNTNKRDWGEVKALYSDKMTPVYSGGLVYEYSQEPSNYGLVQLGKGKPKELDDFKALAKAFKGTKNPSGDGGYNSTGGANPCPKKNAPNWDVDSESLPAIPEPAKKFMKDGPGEGPGLSGKGSQNAGTQSSGTATPGSGSVDPTSSAGAAAGLRPEFGIAPMMCAMLVVLSSMFGASFIFMV; from the exons ATGAAACCTTCATCCGTTTCCTTGGTGGCGGCCGCCGCCATGGGAGCTACATCCGCCTACGCGGGTGTGGTGACAGCTAGAGGCTCCAAGACACCTGCCATCACCATCAAAGGCAACG CCTTCTTCCAAGGCGATGAGCGATTCTATATTCGTGGACT TGACTATCAGCCG GGTGGTTCGTCAAAGGTTGAGGACCCAATTGCTGAAACAGAAACCTGCAAGCGGGACATCGAATACTTCAAGGAATTGGGTGTCAACACAATCCGAATCTATACTGTCGATAACTCCAAAAACCACGATGAGTGCATGAAGGCTCTCTCAGATGCTGGGATTTATCTCGTTCTTGATGTCAACACTCCCAAGTACTCGATCAATCGCAAAG AACCCAAGGCGTCCTACAACGACGTCTATCTCCAGAATGCCTTTGCAACTGTCGAAATGTTTGCCAAATATGATAACACTCTG GCATTCTTCTCTGGAAATGAAGTTATCAACGATGGCGAAACTTCGAACACCGCTCCTTACGTTAAGGCCGTGACTCGTGACATTCGTCAATTCATTCGAGCCCGTGGATTGAGAAAGGTTCCAGTTGGGTACTCTGCC GCCGATATCGATACAAACCGTCTTGAAATGGCACAATATATGAACTGTGGCACTGATGACGAGAGAAGCGATTTCTTCGCTTTCAACGACTATTCGTGGTGCTCTCCATCGTCTTTCACCACTTCTGGATGGGATCAAAAGGTCGAGAATTTCACTGGCTACGGTTTACCTCTTTTCCTCTCAGAATACGGTTGCAACACCAACAAGCGGGACTGGGGTGAAGTCAAGGCCTTGTACTCTGATAAAATGACACCTGTGTACTCCGGAGGTCTCGTCTATGAGTATTCTCAGGAACCCAGCAACTATGGCTTGGTCCAGCTTGGCAAAGGCAAACCAAAGGAACTCGACGACTTCAAAGCGTTGGCAAAGGCGTTCAAGGGCACGAAGAATCCTTCAGGCGATGGAGGTTACAACTCAACCGGCGGTGCCAACCCTTGTCCCAAGAAGAATGCTCCCAACTGGGACGTTGACAGCGAGTCTCTTCCCGCTATCCCCGAACCTGCGAAGAAGTTTATGAAAGACGGCCCCGGCGAGGGACCAGGTCTCTCCGGCAAAGGCAGCCAGAATGCGGGGACACAATCTTCTGGAACTGCCACGCCTGGATCTGGAAGCGTTGATCCTACATCCAGCGCGGGTGCTGCCGCAGGTTTACGGCCTGAGTTTGGTATTGCTCCTATGATGTGCGCTATGCTGGTCGTCTTGTCAAGCATGTT